The segment CCGGTCCCCGGCGGTGACCGGCTCGTCGCGATCTCCCAGCAGCTGCCCGGCGATCAGCGCAACCACGGTCCGGTCTCTCTTCCCGAATACCGTGCCTACCGCGATCAGAACCGCTCGTTCGCGCAGCTCGAGGCGACGAACCGTTCCTCCGGCATCCTGAGCGAGCAGGACAACCCGGCCGAGCGCTATCAACTCGCCGAGGTCACTCCCGGGCTTTTCGCCGCGCTGCAAACGCCGCCGATCCTCGGGCGCGCTTTTACGCCCACTGACGGCGAGGCCGGCGCGCCGATGGTCGTGCTGCTCGGTCACGCGGTCTGGCAGAAGCGCTACGGCGGTGTGCCAGACGTGGTCGGCCGCGCCGTGCGGCTCAACGACCAGCCAGCCACGATCGTCGGCGTCATGCCTGAGGGCTTTCAGTTTCCCAACAACGAGGAAATCTGGTCGGCCTACCGGCCGACCAAAGAGCGCGAGGAACGCACCCGCCGCGATCTGCTGCTCTTCGGTTTGCTGAACCCCGGCGTCAGCCGCAGCGACGCCCAAGGTGACCTCACCGTCATTGCCGCCCGCCTCGCGAAGGATTTTCCCGACACGAACAAGGGCGTTGCGCCGCTGGTGCAGACTTTCCACGACCTGTTCAACGGCGGGCCCATCAAGCTCATCTTCCTGCTGATGCTGGCCGCCACGGGCTTCGTGTTGCTGATCGCCTGCGCGAATGTCGCCAACATGATGCTGAGTCGGGCCATCGCGCGCGGCCATGAGATCGCCGTGCGTGCGGCCCTCGGTGCCTCCCGCGCGCGGCTCGTCCGCCAACTGCTCGTGGAAAGCGTGCTGCTCAGCGTGCTCGGGGGCATGCTCGGGCTCGCCCTCTCGGCCTTCGGCGTGCACTGGTTCGACCTGCAGACGCAGGACGTCGGCAAGCCCTACTGGGTGCAGTTCACGATGGATTGGCGCGGGTTCGCTTACTTTGCCGCCGTCTCCGTGCTGAGCGGCATCGTCTTCGGACTCATGCCGTCGCTGCGCGCTTCCCGCGTCGACCTGAACACCGCGATGAAAGCCAGTTCGGCCGCGAGCGGCCGGCGGGGTGGCCGGCTGACCGCGGCCCTCGTGGTCTTTCAGTTCGCCGCCACGGTCGTGCTGCTCGCAAGTGCCGGCCTGATGATCCGCAACATCCTCGCGGTGCAGCAGGTGAATCCGACCGTGCCAGCCGACCGGCTGCTCACAGCGCGCGTCTACCTCCCGGATGGCAAGGGCGAGCGCTACGAAAGCGAGGATGCGCGCCGGGCGATGCACGAACGACTGCTCGCGCGGTTGTCCGCACTGCCCGGCGTCACGAGCGCGGTGCTGACTTCGGATTTTCCCGGCCTCGGCTCGCAGGTGCGCGACGTCGAGATCGAAGGCCGGCCGGCCCCGGATCCGAAGCAGCCGTTCCGTGCCGCGCCGTTGTTTTCCTCCGCTGACTATCTGGCGACGATTCGCGTGCCGCTG is part of the Opitutus terrae PB90-1 genome and harbors:
- a CDS encoding ABC transporter permease; its protein translation is MLQDLRFALRMIRTHRWFSAAVIVTLALGIGVNTTVFTLVNVVLFKPVPVPGGDRLVAISQQLPGDQRNHGPVSLPEYRAYRDQNRSFAQLEATNRSSGILSEQDNPAERYQLAEVTPGLFAALQTPPILGRAFTPTDGEAGAPMVVLLGHAVWQKRYGGVPDVVGRAVRLNDQPATIVGVMPEGFQFPNNEEIWSAYRPTKEREERTRRDLLLFGLLNPGVSRSDAQGDLTVIAARLAKDFPDTNKGVAPLVQTFHDLFNGGPIKLIFLLMLAATGFVLLIACANVANMMLSRAIARGHEIAVRAALGASRARLVRQLLVESVLLSVLGGMLGLALSAFGVHWFDLQTQDVGKPYWVQFTMDWRGFAYFAAVSVLSGIVFGLMPSLRASRVDLNTAMKASSAASGRRGGRLTAALVVFQFAATVVLLASAGLMIRNILAVQQVNPTVPADRLLTARVYLPDGKGERYESEDARRAMHERLLARLSALPGVTSAVLTSDFPGLGSQVRDVEIEGRPAPDPKQPFRAAPLFSSADYLATIRVPLLSGRMLTEDDGAKGKETAVVSRAFAERYWPADLPLGRRFRFLNDGKPGPWVTVVGVCGDFVQDMQDRAQPPLVYLSHRQEPWAWLGLMLRTDGNPAALARSVRTAVQEIDPDLPLFEVRPLREAIAHNLWFLSVFGTLFLTFALVALLMASVGLYAVVAQNTARRTREVGIRMALGATAGRVVRHMLSRGLVQLAAGLVLGLASAFAATRLLDRFLGLVSPQDPATFAAVLALLSAIGALASWLPARRAAHVEPTTALRAE